A genome region from Alistipes dispar includes the following:
- a CDS encoding winged helix-turn-helix transcriptional regulator, which translates to MKKNEKNPPRPTLSPACALIGRFGSRWALLVLLTLHEGGVLRFGELVRAVPGGISERMLSAALRDLERAGLVARRVYPEVPPRVEYATTPKTESLMPILRQLLDWARENA; encoded by the coding sequence ATGAAAAAAAACGAAAAAAATCCGCCCCGTCCTACGCTTTCGCCGGCCTGTGCCCTGATCGGACGCTTCGGCAGCCGTTGGGCGCTGCTCGTGCTGCTGACGCTTCACGAAGGCGGCGTGCTGCGCTTCGGAGAGCTGGTCCGGGCGGTTCCCGGCGGCATCTCCGAACGGATGCTCTCCGCCGCTCTTCGCGATCTGGAACGGGCCGGACTGGTCGCACGGAGGGTCTATCCCGAAGTCCCGCCGCGGGTGGAGTATGCGACGACCCCGAAAACGGAGTCGCTGATGCCGATTCTGCGGCAGTTGCTCGACTGGGCGCGCGAGAATGCGTAG
- a CDS encoding glycoside hydrolase family 2 TIM barrel-domain containing protein produces the protein MKRFVWMLLLLPIGLQAQVRTERLLEKGWRFTRDDAPAFAEPSYDDSRWQEVTVPHDWAIYGPFSAGNDLQHTAIAQDGQTQAVEHAGRTGGLPFVGTGWYRLRFEVPERNEGRRCTLLFDGAMSHARVYVNGREAIRWPNGYNSFHTDITPLLNPGGENLLAVRLENLPESSRWYPGAGIYRNVHLIVTDEAHVPVWGTQIITRRADEASARVRQCTALAVPQGKSPADYAIETAVTDPAGRIVARHRQSAGADFGDHCFEQEFTIDRPALWSPDTPALYTSTSEIYEGGELKDRYVTVFGIRTVEAVQGEGFRLNGKPLKFRGVCLHHDLGPLGGIVNESAIRHRIRLLKEMGCNAIRTSHNMPAPELIEICDETGMMVMAESFDEWETKKVENGYHKEFGQWAERDLVNLVRRFRNNPSVVMWCIGNEVPDQWNGDRGPKLSLRLQNICHREDPTRPVTQGMDAPDAVTANNMAAVMDIPGFNYRPHLYARNYLRLPQEMILGSETASTISSRGIYKFPVVRRSMPRYDDHQASSYDVEHCGWSNLPEDDFIQHDDRPYCMGEFVWTGFDYLGEPTPYYSDWPSHSSLFGIIDLAGIPKDRYWLYRSKWNPEAETLHILPHWNWKGREGEVTPVFIYTNYPEAELFINGRSQGRRRKDTGVTIDNSADSVSAADLKRQRRYRLMWMDTRYEPGTVKAVAYDEEGNAVAEREIRTAGEPYRIVLEADRTVIAADGKDYAFVTVRVEDRQGTPCPLADNEIRFEVTGAGYYRAGANGNPASLEPFQRPRMKLFSGMMTAVIAPTERPGTITVKATSPGLKKATVEIRSEAATQR, from the coding sequence ATGAAAAGATTCGTATGGATGCTCCTGCTGCTCCCGATAGGGTTGCAGGCGCAGGTACGCACCGAACGGTTGCTCGAAAAAGGATGGCGTTTCACACGCGACGACGCCCCGGCATTCGCCGAACCGTCGTACGACGACTCCCGGTGGCAGGAGGTGACCGTACCGCACGACTGGGCCATCTACGGTCCGTTCAGCGCAGGAAACGATCTCCAGCACACGGCCATCGCGCAGGACGGCCAGACGCAGGCCGTGGAACACGCCGGACGGACCGGAGGGCTGCCCTTCGTCGGCACGGGCTGGTACAGGCTCCGCTTCGAAGTACCGGAACGGAACGAAGGCCGCCGGTGCACGCTCCTCTTCGACGGCGCGATGAGCCATGCGCGCGTGTACGTGAACGGCCGGGAGGCGATCCGCTGGCCCAACGGCTACAACTCCTTCCACACGGACATCACGCCCCTGCTGAACCCCGGCGGGGAGAATCTGCTGGCCGTCCGGCTCGAAAACCTCCCCGAATCGTCGCGCTGGTATCCCGGCGCCGGAATCTACCGCAACGTGCACCTCATCGTAACGGACGAGGCGCACGTCCCGGTGTGGGGAACGCAGATCATCACGCGGCGGGCCGACGAAGCGTCCGCCCGCGTCCGGCAGTGCACCGCCCTCGCCGTTCCGCAGGGAAAGTCGCCCGCCGACTATGCGATCGAAACGGCGGTGACGGACCCCGCCGGACGCATCGTGGCACGACACAGGCAGTCCGCCGGAGCCGACTTCGGCGACCACTGCTTCGAGCAGGAGTTCACGATCGACCGCCCCGCGCTCTGGTCGCCCGACACTCCGGCGCTCTACACCTCGACTTCGGAGATCTACGAAGGCGGCGAGCTGAAGGACCGCTACGTCACCGTGTTCGGCATCCGCACGGTCGAAGCCGTGCAGGGCGAAGGATTCCGGCTGAACGGCAAGCCGCTGAAATTCCGGGGCGTCTGTCTCCACCACGACCTCGGACCGCTGGGCGGCATCGTGAACGAGTCGGCGATCCGGCACCGGATCCGGCTGCTGAAGGAGATGGGCTGCAACGCCATACGCACCTCGCACAACATGCCGGCACCGGAGCTGATCGAAATATGCGACGAAACGGGCATGATGGTCATGGCCGAATCGTTCGACGAGTGGGAGACGAAGAAGGTCGAAAACGGCTACCACAAGGAGTTCGGCCAATGGGCCGAGCGCGATCTGGTGAACCTCGTCCGCCGGTTCCGCAACAACCCGAGCGTCGTGATGTGGTGCATAGGCAACGAAGTGCCCGATCAATGGAACGGAGACCGGGGCCCGAAACTCTCCCTCCGGCTCCAGAATATCTGCCACCGCGAAGACCCCACGCGCCCCGTGACGCAGGGCATGGACGCCCCCGACGCCGTGACGGCGAACAACATGGCCGCGGTGATGGACATTCCGGGATTCAATTACCGGCCGCATCTGTACGCACGGAACTACCTAAGACTCCCGCAGGAGATGATCCTCGGCAGCGAAACCGCCTCGACGATCAGCTCGCGCGGCATCTACAAATTCCCGGTCGTGCGCCGTTCGATGCCCCGCTACGACGACCACCAGGCGTCGTCGTACGACGTGGAGCACTGCGGATGGTCGAATCTGCCCGAGGACGACTTCATCCAGCACGACGACCGCCCCTACTGCATGGGCGAATTCGTCTGGACCGGATTCGACTACCTGGGCGAACCCACCCCCTACTACTCCGACTGGCCGAGCCACTCGTCGCTCTTCGGCATCATCGACCTGGCGGGCATACCCAAGGACCGCTACTGGCTCTACCGCAGCAAGTGGAACCCCGAAGCCGAAACGCTCCACATACTGCCCCACTGGAACTGGAAGGGACGCGAAGGCGAAGTCACCCCCGTATTCATCTACACGAACTACCCCGAAGCCGAACTGTTCATCAACGGCAGGAGCCAGGGCCGGAGACGGAAAGACACCGGCGTGACGATAGACAACAGCGCCGATTCGGTTTCGGCGGCGGACCTCAAACGGCAGCGGCGCTACCGGCTCATGTGGATGGATACGCGCTACGAACCCGGCACGGTGAAGGCCGTGGCCTACGACGAAGAGGGCAACGCCGTGGCGGAGCGGGAGATTCGCACGGCGGGCGAGCCGTACCGCATCGTGCTCGAAGCCGACCGGACGGTCATCGCGGCCGACGGCAAGGACTATGCGTTCGTGACGGTCCGCGTCGAAGACCGTCAGGGCACGCCCTGCCCGCTGGCCGACAACGAAATCCGGTTCGAGGTCACCGGAGCGGGGTACTACCGCGCGGGAGCCAACGGCAACCCCGCCTCGCTCGAACCGTTCCAGCGGCCCCGCATGAAGCTCTTCTCGGGGATGATGACCGCCGTGATCGCTCCGACCGAACGGCCCGGAACGATAACGGTGAAGGCGACGTCGCCCGGCCTGAAGAAAGCGACGGTCGAAATCCGGAGCGAAGCCGCAACGCAGCGGTAA
- a CDS encoding PaaI family thioesterase: MKRITNPWRGMEGYRCYGCDPHSEQGLRMEFYEDGEEIVSVWHPRPEFQGWVDTLHGGVQATLADEISSWVVFRKFRTSGVTSRMEVRYHKPIRTSDERVVLRAAVRQQRRNLVEIGVRIFDGAGTLCTEATCLYFLFPKERARTEFHFCDCGVADEETDPLQ; the protein is encoded by the coding sequence ATGAAACGCATTACGAATCCCTGGCGGGGAATGGAAGGGTATCGCTGCTACGGCTGCGATCCGCACAGCGAACAGGGACTCCGCATGGAGTTCTACGAGGACGGCGAGGAGATCGTGAGCGTCTGGCATCCCCGTCCGGAGTTTCAGGGATGGGTGGATACGCTTCACGGAGGCGTCCAGGCGACGCTGGCCGACGAGATCAGCAGTTGGGTCGTCTTCCGCAAGTTCCGGACCAGCGGCGTCACCTCGCGGATGGAGGTGCGTTACCACAAGCCGATCCGGACCTCCGACGAGCGTGTCGTGCTGCGTGCCGCCGTGCGGCAGCAGCGGCGCAACCTGGTCGAAATCGGCGTGCGGATCTTCGACGGCGCCGGGACGCTCTGCACCGAGGCGACCTGTCTCTACTTCCTTTTTCCGAAGGAACGGGCGCGCACGGAGTTCCATTTCTGCGATTGCGGCGTCGCAGACGAGGAGACGGACCCGCTGCAATAG
- a CDS encoding 6-bladed beta-propeller, with translation MSLCALAACVSGREERIVCDRVLTFGEEPSPSIPDRIRRVDFLPLEFSEAAAFRRADKLLFRNGLIYVGDFGSRKIVAYDMAGRVSFVIHRHGRGPGEYLEMKSFTADDRNVYVVDNASRRVLLYDCRTGVFRESKPLPVVAWDIEALHNGDFILAFSPLTGGTLSESQPNYRLFVTDSDFAVKRRLFAFDPGYSEPLGRPTYFSVSGDSLVFSSFWFDGFTVFDRRDAVGFRHVAIDFARGIPGKYRQDRDVVLDGPYRYPVAVPVLCGDYVAVDVRCGEYLDTYLFDPAADAFIGNSETGAYLFPPVAVFEGRFVALLPGSSYANLVEEGFPRAPDAVERNLNEDGNLLLFYGM, from the coding sequence TTGTCGTTATGCGCTCTTGCCGCCTGCGTTTCCGGACGGGAGGAGCGGATCGTCTGCGACCGTGTGCTGACTTTCGGGGAGGAGCCTTCGCCGTCGATTCCGGATCGGATCCGTCGGGTGGATTTCCTGCCGCTGGAGTTTTCCGAAGCCGCGGCGTTCCGGCGCGCCGATAAATTGCTGTTCCGGAACGGGCTGATCTATGTCGGCGACTTCGGAAGCCGCAAGATCGTGGCCTACGACATGGCGGGCCGCGTGTCGTTCGTCATTCACCGGCACGGCCGGGGTCCCGGAGAGTATCTGGAGATGAAGAGTTTCACGGCCGACGACCGGAATGTCTATGTCGTCGATAACGCCTCCCGCCGGGTGCTGCTCTACGACTGCCGTACCGGAGTGTTCCGGGAGTCGAAGCCGCTGCCGGTCGTCGCCTGGGACATCGAGGCGTTGCATAACGGGGATTTCATTCTGGCGTTCAGCCCTCTGACCGGGGGCACGCTGTCCGAATCCCAGCCGAATTACAGGCTTTTCGTCACCGATTCGGATTTTGCCGTCAAACGCCGCCTGTTCGCGTTCGATCCCGGTTACAGCGAACCGCTCGGCCGGCCGACCTATTTTTCGGTATCCGGCGACAGCCTCGTTTTCAGCTCGTTCTGGTTCGACGGATTCACGGTGTTCGACCGCCGCGATGCCGTCGGGTTCCGCCATGTGGCCATCGACTTCGCTCGCGGGATTCCCGGGAAGTACCGCCAGGATCGGGATGTCGTGCTCGACGGGCCGTATCGGTATCCGGTTGCCGTTCCCGTACTTTGCGGCGATTACGTGGCGGTCGATGTCCGCTGCGGCGAATACCTGGACACCTATCTGTTCGATCCTGCGGCCGACGCCTTTATCGGCAATTCGGAGACGGGTGCGTATCTCTTTCCGCCCGTCGCCGTGTTCGAGGGGCGTTTCGTGGCTCTTCTGCCGGGCAGCTCGTATGCGAATCTCGTTGAGGAGGGGTTTCCGCGCGCTCCGGATGCCGTCGAACGGAATCTGAACGAGGACGGCAACCTGCTGCTGTTTTACGGTATGTGA
- a CDS encoding deoxycytidylate deaminase — MGYQEEKQRQLDLRYLRMAAIWAENSYCVRRKVGALIVKDRMIISDGYNGTPAGFENVCEDEQGLTKSYVLHAEANAITKVAKSANNCDGSTLYITAAPCIECSKLIIQAGIKRVVYADDYRSEEGLDLLRRVGIECVQYRIDRT, encoded by the coding sequence ATGGGTTATCAAGAGGAGAAACAACGCCAACTGGACCTGCGCTACCTGCGAATGGCGGCGATCTGGGCCGAAAATTCCTACTGCGTGCGCCGCAAGGTCGGAGCGCTGATCGTCAAGGACCGCATGATTATCTCGGACGGGTACAACGGCACGCCGGCCGGATTCGAGAACGTCTGCGAGGACGAACAGGGACTGACCAAATCCTACGTCCTGCACGCCGAGGCCAACGCCATCACGAAGGTCGCCAAGTCGGCCAACAACTGCGACGGCTCGACGCTCTACATCACGGCCGCCCCGTGCATCGAATGCTCGAAACTCATTATCCAGGCGGGCATCAAACGGGTGGTTTACGCGGACGACTACCGTTCGGAGGAGGGGCTGGACCTGCTGCGCCGCGTCGGCATCGAGTGCGTACAGTACCGGATCGACCGGACGTGA